In Myxococcus stipitatus, the following are encoded in one genomic region:
- a CDS encoding nitronate monooxygenase family protein, with protein MRTRICELFEIDVPVFAFSYRREVVAAVSRAGGMGVLGAVQFSPEQLEEELCWLDAHVDGKPYGVDVVMPTRYEGAERGGLSKAELELLIPEGHRRYVEEVLTRYEVPGLPPEVSAHESLLGWSEAAGRSQVAVALRHPVRLIANALGTPPRDVVDEAHRRGVQVVALVGTAAHARKQAEVGVDVVVAVGTEAGGHTGEIGTMVLVPEVVDAVHPIPVLAAGGIGRGRQLAAALALGAEGVWTGSLWLGVEEARLHPVLRDKLLAATSGDTVRSRSMSGKPARLLKTAWTEAWDGGESPGTLPMPLQFMLTADAVTRMHHHASTPGSRAHELLGSPVGQIVGSMREVRPTHEVLESLEAEFREVMLRMRGLENAGTSGHQPDSARRGATGTRRGSE; from the coding sequence ATGCGCACCCGAATCTGTGAGCTCTTCGAAATCGATGTGCCCGTCTTCGCCTTCAGCTACCGCCGGGAGGTCGTCGCGGCGGTGAGCCGCGCGGGAGGCATGGGGGTCCTGGGGGCCGTGCAGTTCTCGCCCGAACAGCTCGAAGAGGAGCTGTGTTGGCTCGATGCGCATGTGGATGGAAAGCCTTATGGCGTGGACGTGGTGATGCCCACCCGGTACGAGGGCGCCGAGCGAGGAGGCCTGTCCAAGGCGGAGCTGGAGCTGCTGATTCCCGAAGGCCATCGCCGCTACGTGGAGGAGGTCCTCACGCGCTACGAAGTGCCCGGACTTCCTCCCGAGGTCTCCGCGCACGAGTCACTCTTGGGGTGGTCCGAGGCCGCGGGCCGCTCACAGGTCGCGGTGGCGCTCCGGCATCCTGTCCGCCTCATCGCCAACGCGCTGGGGACGCCGCCCCGCGATGTCGTGGACGAAGCACATCGGCGCGGCGTGCAGGTCGTCGCGCTCGTTGGAACGGCCGCACACGCACGCAAGCAGGCGGAGGTGGGCGTCGACGTGGTGGTCGCGGTGGGCACCGAGGCCGGAGGCCACACCGGAGAGATTGGGACGATGGTGCTCGTCCCCGAGGTCGTGGACGCCGTTCATCCCATTCCCGTCCTGGCCGCTGGAGGCATCGGCCGAGGCCGTCAGCTTGCCGCGGCGCTCGCGCTGGGCGCGGAGGGAGTCTGGACGGGCTCGCTCTGGCTCGGCGTGGAGGAGGCCAGACTGCATCCCGTTCTCAGAGACAAGCTCCTCGCCGCCACGTCGGGTGACACGGTGCGCTCGCGGTCCATGAGTGGAAAGCCCGCGCGCCTGCTGAAGACGGCATGGACCGAGGCGTGGGACGGCGGAGAGTCCCCCGGCACCTTGCCCATGCCCTTGCAGTTCATGCTCACCGCCGACGCGGTGACCCGGATGCACCACCACGCGAGTACACCGGGCTCACGCGCTCACGAGCTGCTCGGTTCCCCCGTGGGACAGATTGTCGGGAGCATGCGCGAGGTGAGGCCCACGCACGAGGTGCTCGAGTCCCTGGAGGCGGAGTTCCGCGAGGTGATGCTCAGGATGCGAGGGCTCGAGAACGCGGGTACGAGTGGACATCAGCCCGACTCGGCGAGGCGCGGCGCCACGGGCACGAGGCGTGGCTCCGAGTAG